The genomic segment ACGCCGTCCTCCGGCGCCTCAATGTCGAGCGCGGCCTTGTCCGTTTCAAGTTCCGCCAGAAGGTCGCCTTTTCGGACCTTGTCGCCAACCGCGACGTGCCAGCAGACCAGCTTGCCGGACACCATCGAGGGCGATAGGGCCGGCATTACGATTTCGATCGCCATGGTCTCAGGCCTCCGCGCGGTTCGGTAGATTGCGGTGGCAGATGCGCCGCACGGCCTCGGCTATAGCCGCTGCCGTCGGTATCACTTCGCGCTCGAGTCTGTCATTGTAAGGCATGGGTACTTCGACCGCGCCAATGCGCTCCACAGGGGCGTCGAGCCAATCGAAGGCCTCCTCGGTGATTTGCGCGGCAATTTCGCCGCCCAACCCGCCGGTTCGCCATGCCTCGTGCACGACGATGCAGCGGCTGGTCTTCTTCACCGAACGTACGAAGCAATCCATATCCAGCGGTCGAAGGCTGCGCGGATCGATCACTTCGACACTGATGCCCTCGCGCGCCAGTGTATCGGCGGCTGACAGCGCACGTTCGACCATGGCCAGCGTTGCGATTACCGTGATGTCGGTACCTTCGCGCTTGATGTCGGCCTTGCCGATCTCGATTTCGTAGGGCTCTTCCGGCACCGGCGACGCGCCGCCGAGATACAGCAGCTTGTGTTCCAGGAACATCACCGGGTTGTCGTCACGTATTGCTGCGATCAGCAAGCCCTTGGCGTCGTAAGGGTTGGAGGGAGCCAGTACGGTCAGGCCGGGGATGTGGGAAAACCATGCTTCGAGTGATTGCGAATGCTGCGCAGCAAGCCGAATGCCGCCACCTTGCGGGCCACGGAATACGACAGGCACCGACGCCTTTCCGCCAAGCATGAACCGGAGTTTGGCCGCCTGGTTGACGATTGGATCCATCATGAACGTAACGAAGTCGAAGATCTGGATCTCCGCGATCGGCCTGCGGCCCGACAGGGCGGCGCCAACGGCCGCGCCCGAGATCACACCCTCAGAGATTGGCGTGTTGATGATGCGATCCCCCCCGAAACGATCGTAAAGGCCACGGGTAACGCCGAACGTGCCGCCTACCGGCCCCACGTCCTCGCCCATCAGGAAGACGCTGTCGTCGCCTTCGATCGACTGTGCGATGGCCTCGCGTACAGCTTCGACATAGGTGATGGCACGGCTGCCGGCTGCAGGCGGCGCCGGTGGCGTGCGCCGCGGCGCCAGAACCTTGTCGAACATGGTCTGTGCCGCGGGCTCTGGCGAGGCTTCGGCAAAGCGCACAGCATCCTCGATAGCCTCCCCAACCTCAGTCGTCAGAGATTCGTACTCCGCCTCTGGAACCTCCCAATCCTCGACCAGTCGTTTGCGCATACGTACCAGCGGATCTTCTTGCAGCCACTGTTGAATTTCCTCGTCGGCGCGATAGCCAAGCAGGTTTCCACGCATGGAATGATCGCCGTGACGATAGGTTAGCGCTTCGATCAGTGTGGGGCCTTCGCCGGCGCGCGCACGCGCGACGGCTTCCGAAACCGCTGCGTAGACGGCAACAGGGTCGTTTCCGTCTACCCGTTCTCCAGGGATCCCATAGCTCTGGGCGCGACCGGCTACGGATCCGCCCGCAGTCGCGTCGGCAAAGGATGTCGACATGCCGTAGAGATTGTTTTCGCACAGGAACACGATCGGCAGCTTCCAAAGCGCGGCCATGTTCAATGCTTCATGGAAGATACCTTCGTTCGAGCCACCGTCGCCGAAGAAGGCGATGCCCGCGTCATCCGAACCACGCTGCTTGGCGGCCAGCGCTGCGCCTACACCGAGTCCCATGCTTGCGCCGACGATGCCATTGGCGCCAAGAATGTTGAGTTCGATGTCGGCCACGTGCATCGAGCCGCCGAGTCCCCCGCAGATGCCGCCGATCCGGCCCAAGAGCTCGGCCATCATACCCTGGATGTCTGCACCCTTCGCAATGCAGTGACCATGGCCACGATGGTGGGTGGTGATGAAGTCATTCTTGCGAAGCGAGAAACAGGCACCGGCTGCGATTGCTTCCTGGCCGGCGGAAGAATGTGCCGTGCCCTTCACTATGCCGGCCTTGAAGAGTTCCTCCGTTCGGGTTTCGAATCGGCGAATAAGCAGCATGGTGCGGGCGAGTGCCAACATGTCGGCGCGGTCGAGCTGCGGTACGTTGCGCGACAGGCGCTGCGCCGTGCGGTCTGCGCTTTCGCTATAGAAGTTTTTGCCGACCTGGATGGCAGGCGCAGTTTTTGTGGCCACGGTTTCCTCCTCGGGGATGCATCGCAGCGCCCGCGTAGGCAGCTGCCGTGGGAGGACGAAACCATGTTTGACCCTGCAGGACAAAATCAAAGCGAGTATGCCTGACATAACCAATGATTATGTCTGCGCACTCAGAATTAGTTTATCGCATATCTCTGCGAGCTATTCGTCGGGCGGAAGTTCGGCTGTCAGCCACGTTCGCGTCTGTACGAGCCTTTGGGTGGCTTCGGCGATCAGTTTCATGAACACCCTCATCGCTGCCGAATGAGGTCGGTCGCGAGAGGTGGCGATGACCCAGGGCCAGCTCATGCCGGCAATAGGGGCAATGGAGATGTCGCCGCGCAGATAGGCCTGATACGTGGCGCTGTAGGGCAATATGCTGTGCAATCCGCCCCGTGAAACCAGATCCATGATGATGCTGTTAGTTTCAACGATGACGGGCGGATTGCGCGGCTTTGGGTGCGGCAGCAGCACATCGTCGACCACCCGGCGCAGACCGTTCGGATTCGGCGTCAATACGAGATCAAGCTCGCTCAGGAGCGAAACGGCCACAGGAGAATCCATTGATAGCCCTGCATCTGGTGGAGACAGCAGAACAAGCGCCTCGGTGCAGAGCGCTTGCCGGTCGAGGCCGCGCGAGGCCCCGTGATCGGAATAGAGCGCCAGATCAACGCGATGCGTCACGAGCGCTTCGCGCACGTTGACCGAGGTACCCTCCTGGATTTCGAGGCTGACATGCGGATAGCGGCGGTGAAACTCGGCCACAACGTCAGCGACAAGGAGTCCCCTGAGTGAATAGGCAGAAGAGATCCGCAACGTACCAGTGGGGATTGTCTCGGCCGCGATGATGTCTTCCTTGATGAGGTCCACGTTCTGCATGAGCGTGCGCACGTGATCGGCCAGCCGCAGGCCTGCGGGTGTCAAGGCTACCCCTCGCGGCCGCCGTTCCAGAAGGCGCGTGCCCAGTTCGTCCTCCAGCAGTTGCAACTGTCGGCTCAGCGCCGGCTGCGAGACATTGGCGTGCTCGGCTGCATGCGTAATGTTCAGCGTGTTGACCACATGCATGAAGTATTCGAGCTGGCGTATTTTCATCGTCTGTCCTGTCTACGCTTGTTCCCCTGCGGGCCACTGGGCGTCTTTGCGGGCTCGTTCACGCAATCGGACACCGAAAGACCACCTCGACACAGCCGAACGAACATCGTCTGCGGCTTGCCGCGAAATGCGTTGTCGTTATGTCACGCATGCGTATTATGTATTTTACATATAGCTGAGCGAATTTTACGGTCAATCCAGCAAAGGCGAATGCCGATGTTGACCTGCGCGGTGTGGTGGAGCATTTGCGCGAACTTCGCGGCAGCCACTTCCGGAATGCGGGTGGCTTGTGTCGATCAAACCGGCACGTCGGGGAGCGAGAACTCAATCGGGAGGACAATCATGAAATCTGTATCCAAGCTCATCCTTGCTCTAATGGCCAGCGCTGCGATCGGGTCTGCCAGCGTCGCGCAAGAAGCTCCTATCCGCGTCGCCCTGATGAC from the Rhizobium sp. ARZ01 genome contains:
- a CDS encoding dehydrogenase E1 component subunit alpha/beta; the encoded protein is MATKTAPAIQVGKNFYSESADRTAQRLSRNVPQLDRADMLALARTMLLIRRFETRTEELFKAGIVKGTAHSSAGQEAIAAGACFSLRKNDFITTHHRGHGHCIAKGADIQGMMAELLGRIGGICGGLGGSMHVADIELNILGANGIVGASMGLGVGAALAAKQRGSDDAGIAFFGDGGSNEGIFHEALNMAALWKLPIVFLCENNLYGMSTSFADATAGGSVAGRAQSYGIPGERVDGNDPVAVYAAVSEAVARARAGEGPTLIEALTYRHGDHSMRGNLLGYRADEEIQQWLQEDPLVRMRKRLVEDWEVPEAEYESLTTEVGEAIEDAVRFAEASPEPAAQTMFDKVLAPRRTPPAPPAAGSRAITYVEAVREAIAQSIEGDDSVFLMGEDVGPVGGTFGVTRGLYDRFGGDRIINTPISEGVISGAAVGAALSGRRPIAEIQIFDFVTFMMDPIVNQAAKLRFMLGGKASVPVVFRGPQGGGIRLAAQHSQSLEAWFSHIPGLTVLAPSNPYDAKGLLIAAIRDDNPVMFLEHKLLYLGGASPVPEEPYEIEIGKADIKREGTDITVIATLAMVERALSAADTLAREGISVEVIDPRSLRPLDMDCFVRSVKKTSRCIVVHEAWRTGGLGGEIAAQITEEAFDWLDAPVERIGAVEVPMPYNDRLEREVIPTAAAIAEAVRRICHRNLPNRAEA
- a CDS encoding LysR family transcriptional regulator; amino-acid sequence: MKIRQLEYFMHVVNTLNITHAAEHANVSQPALSRQLQLLEDELGTRLLERRPRGVALTPAGLRLADHVRTLMQNVDLIKEDIIAAETIPTGTLRISSAYSLRGLLVADVVAEFHRRYPHVSLEIQEGTSVNVREALVTHRVDLALYSDHGASRGLDRQALCTEALVLLSPPDAGLSMDSPVAVSLLSELDLVLTPNPNGLRRVVDDVLLPHPKPRNPPVIVETNSIIMDLVSRGGLHSILPYSATYQAYLRGDISIAPIAGMSWPWVIATSRDRPHSAAMRVFMKLIAEATQRLVQTRTWLTAELPPDE